The following proteins are co-located in the Microbulbifer sp. VAAF005 genome:
- a CDS encoding glycosyltransferase has translation MRVLNIAYQQLRRYGKTRVSWAQKLTFGLIKNDHYTQVFSDRDIAAFEAPFGIRDLGVKKANRRLIETVEAFEPDLIIAGHCDMITNDTLKAIKQRLPNCFIAHCNNDPLFVPSNVERIKYRAEVADAVFVSTGRRELKIFEGFGARVYHMPNPVEPSIENLNNAERTDLAIDLLFCSNSNNFTKRLQMVKNLKDALGDSLNFKTYGSFGEAPVWGRDYDHALSQTKMGLNFNRQDTHYWYSSARMAQLAGNGILQFTSDKLHFDDLLPAESVVYFSDEQDLLEKIREFNSDDAKRRAWATRAREFFHNEMNSKLYAQYIVEATSLQPFSHDYAWAQDINLDGTLR, from the coding sequence ATGAGAGTGCTGAATATCGCCTATCAGCAGCTACGGCGCTATGGCAAGACAAGGGTTAGCTGGGCACAAAAGCTCACCTTCGGCCTGATTAAAAATGACCACTACACCCAAGTGTTCAGCGACCGCGATATCGCCGCGTTTGAGGCTCCCTTTGGTATTCGCGACCTGGGTGTAAAAAAGGCGAACCGACGCTTGATAGAAACTGTCGAGGCCTTTGAGCCAGACCTCATCATTGCAGGCCACTGCGATATGATCACTAACGACACTCTGAAGGCCATTAAGCAACGCCTGCCCAATTGCTTTATCGCTCACTGCAATAATGATCCCCTCTTTGTTCCCAGCAATGTCGAACGAATCAAATACCGCGCGGAAGTCGCCGATGCAGTTTTTGTATCCACCGGGCGAAGAGAACTGAAAATTTTTGAGGGCTTTGGTGCTCGTGTTTATCACATGCCGAACCCGGTTGAACCCTCGATTGAAAACCTTAATAACGCTGAACGCACAGATTTAGCCATCGACCTGCTTTTCTGCAGTAACAGCAATAATTTCACCAAGCGTTTGCAAATGGTTAAAAACCTGAAAGATGCCTTGGGGGATTCGCTGAACTTTAAAACCTATGGCAGCTTCGGCGAGGCACCCGTTTGGGGCCGCGACTACGACCACGCTCTATCTCAAACCAAAATGGGACTGAATTTCAATCGCCAGGATACCCATTACTGGTATTCCTCAGCACGCATGGCGCAGTTGGCGGGCAACGGTATTTTGCAGTTCACCAGTGATAAATTACATTTTGATGACTTGTTACCCGCTGAGAGCGTCGTTTATTTCTCCGATGAGCAGGACCTACTGGAAAAAATCCGCGAATTTAACAGTGACGATGCCAAGCGACGCGCCTGGGCCACACGGGCCAGGGAGTTTTTCCACAATGAAATGAACTCGAA